The following coding sequences are from one Capsicum annuum cultivar UCD-10X-F1 chromosome 3, UCD10Xv1.1, whole genome shotgun sequence window:
- the LOC107862284 gene encoding protein LEO1 homolog isoform X2 produces MVGEEKRHQMMQNLFGDQSEEEEEEEEEVESEHESNRQPDYASDDADGGVEPEGEGEGEGEGEGEGEGEGEGEGEGDVDVDVDGEAEGEGEGDGQAEGEGEVEGQGEAEMESEGEMQDVDPGHGESEGERDQSSQEVEVGDQRVHSEGRDSESDEKEEYGQRVVTSRRREVIDSESERSEENQYADNEDEEVNQARSPRSPGEEKDEAHISSAPIRDVFGDSEDEEEADYVVQNQIDAEQNISPMEEENSYGNLRPDDIIPEDDGGYGSEEHVESKTKEKPVGPPLELEIPLCQPPAYSDRMSMIKVSNIMGIDPKPFDPETYVEEDVFETDESGSKKRISLVNNIVRWRKVKKPDGTTTVESNARFVEWSDGSVQLMIGNEVLDISVQDAQHDQSHLFLRHGKGILQSQGRILNKMRFMPSSLTSNSHRLLTALVDSRHKKVYKVKNCFTDIDPEREKEQKEKAESQNIRASVLLNRKKEKVSRKYMPTLRRERQLSPGFLEDAPEEEEETDDYDSRRSAARRRFEEDLEMEAQAEKRIINAKKRDIPRQTSLPSSKHSRRPVDFDDSEKEESEYETEEEEERSPPRRRAVQEEEEPEYEEEQERDPGEEEEAYEESEEEAEEPKQNVRESASHKRKEIESDEESPPRKNVHRRMAIVYDSDEE; encoded by the exons ATGGTGGGTGAAGAGAAGAGGCATCAGATGATGCAAAACCTATTCGGTGACCAATCcgaagaggaggaggaagaagaagaggaagttGAATCCGAACACGAATCCAACCGTCAACCTGATTATGCTTCG gATGATGCGGATGGAGGCGTGGAGCCCGAAGGTGAAGGTGAAGGTGAAGGTGAAGGTGAAGGTGAAGGTGAAGGTGAAGGTGAGGGTGAAGGTGAAggtgatgttgatgttgatgttgatggGGAAGCTGAAGGTGAAGGCGAAGGTGATGGGCAAGCTGAAGGTGAAGGTGAAGTAGAAGGCCAAGGGGAGGCTGAGATGGAGAGTGAAGGTGAAATGCAGGATGTTGATCCTGGGCATGGAGAGAGTGAGGGTGAAAGAGATCAGAGTTCTCAGGAAGTTGAAGTTGGCGATCAGAGGGTACATAGTGAAGGAAGAGATTCAGAGAGCGATGAAAAAGAAGAATATGGTCAAAGAGTAGTGACCAGTAGGAGGCGGGAAGTAATTGACAGTGAATCAGAAAGATCTGAGGAAAACCAATATGCTGACAACGAAGATGAGGAAGTAAATCAAGCTAGAAGTCCAAG GTCTCCCGGGGAAGAGAAAGATGAGGCTCACATATCCTCTGCCCCTATTCGTGATGTGTTTGGGGATTCAGAGGACGAAGAAGAGGCTGATTATGTTGTTCAGAATCAAATTGATGCGGAGCAAAAT ATATCCCCTATGGAAGAGGAAAATAGCTACGGAAATTTAAGGCCAGATGATATTATACCCGAAGATGATGGCGGATATGGGTCTGAAGAGCATGTGGAATCTAAGACTAAGGAAAAACCAGTTGGGCCCCCATTAGAGCTGGAGATTCCATTGTGTCAACCGCCAGCTTATTCAGACAGG ATGAGCATGATCAAGGTTTCTAACATAATGGGCATTGATCCCAAGCCCTTTGATCCAGAGACCTATGTTGAAGAGGACGTTTTTGAGACTGATGAGTCTGGATCCAAGAAGCGCATCAGCTTGGTTAACAACATTGTTCGATGGAGGAAAGTTAAAAAACCCGATGGCACAACAACT GTGGAAAGCAATGCACGCTTTGTGGAATGGTCTGATGGAAGTGTACAATTAATGATTGGAAATGAAGTTCTGGATATATCTGTGCAAGATGCGCAGCATGATCAATCACACCTGTTTCTTAGACACGGAAAG GGAATACTACAATCACAAGGGAGAATTTTAAACAAGATGAGGTTTATGCCTTCATCATTGACATCGAACTCTCACCGTTTGTTGACTGCCCTTGTTGATTCACGTCATAAGAAGGTTTACAAAGTGAAGAATTGTTTCACTGACATTGACCCAGAGAGGGAGAAAGAGCAAAAGGAGAAG GCTGAAAGCCAAAATATCAGAGCAAGTGTGCTCCTCAATCGGAAAAAGGAGAAGGTCAGCCGCAAATACATGCCTACTTTACGTAGGGAACGGCAACTCTCTCCTGGTTTTCTGGAAGATGCGCCTGAGGAG GAAGAGGAAACTGATGACTATGACTCTCGACGGTCTGCTGCTCGACGTCGCTTTGAAGAAGACCTAGAAATGGAAGCTCAAGCTGAGAAACGAATCATCAATGCGAAAAAG AGAGATATTCCTAGACAAACATCATTGCCTTCTTCAAAGCATTCTCGACGCCCTGTTGATTTTGATGACAGTGAGAAGGAGGAgtctgaatatgaaactgaagaGGAAGAAGAGAGGTCTCCTCCACGCAGAAGGGCTGTTCAGGAGGAGGAGGAGCCAGAGTATGAAGAAGAGCAAGAGCGTGATCCGGGCGAGGAGGAAGAGGCATATGAAGAGTCAGAAGAGGAGGCTGAG
- the LOC107862284 gene encoding protein LEO1 homolog isoform X1 has protein sequence MVGEEKRHQMMQNLFGDQSEEEEEEEEEVESEHESNRQPDYASDDADGGVEPEGEGEGEGEGEGEGEGEGEGEGEGDVDVDVDGEAEGEGEGDGQAEGEGEVEGQGEAEMESEGEMQDVDPGHGESEGERDQSSQEVEVGDQRVHSEGRDSESDEKEEYGQRVVTSRRREVIDSESERSEENQYADNEDEEVNQARSPSRSPGEEKDEAHISSAPIRDVFGDSEDEEEADYVVQNQIDAEQNISPMEEENSYGNLRPDDIIPEDDGGYGSEEHVESKTKEKPVGPPLELEIPLCQPPAYSDRMSMIKVSNIMGIDPKPFDPETYVEEDVFETDESGSKKRISLVNNIVRWRKVKKPDGTTTVESNARFVEWSDGSVQLMIGNEVLDISVQDAQHDQSHLFLRHGKGILQSQGRILNKMRFMPSSLTSNSHRLLTALVDSRHKKVYKVKNCFTDIDPEREKEQKEKAESQNIRASVLLNRKKEKVSRKYMPTLRRERQLSPGFLEDAPEEEEETDDYDSRRSAARRRFEEDLEMEAQAEKRIINAKKRDIPRQTSLPSSKHSRRPVDFDDSEKEESEYETEEEEERSPPRRRAVQEEEEPEYEEEQERDPGEEEEAYEESEEEAEEPKQNVRESASHKRKEIESDEESPPRKNVHRRMAIVYDSDEE, from the exons ATGGTGGGTGAAGAGAAGAGGCATCAGATGATGCAAAACCTATTCGGTGACCAATCcgaagaggaggaggaagaagaagaggaagttGAATCCGAACACGAATCCAACCGTCAACCTGATTATGCTTCG gATGATGCGGATGGAGGCGTGGAGCCCGAAGGTGAAGGTGAAGGTGAAGGTGAAGGTGAAGGTGAAGGTGAAGGTGAAGGTGAGGGTGAAGGTGAAggtgatgttgatgttgatgttgatggGGAAGCTGAAGGTGAAGGCGAAGGTGATGGGCAAGCTGAAGGTGAAGGTGAAGTAGAAGGCCAAGGGGAGGCTGAGATGGAGAGTGAAGGTGAAATGCAGGATGTTGATCCTGGGCATGGAGAGAGTGAGGGTGAAAGAGATCAGAGTTCTCAGGAAGTTGAAGTTGGCGATCAGAGGGTACATAGTGAAGGAAGAGATTCAGAGAGCGATGAAAAAGAAGAATATGGTCAAAGAGTAGTGACCAGTAGGAGGCGGGAAGTAATTGACAGTGAATCAGAAAGATCTGAGGAAAACCAATATGCTGACAACGAAGATGAGGAAGTAAATCAAGCTAGAAGTCCAAG TAGGTCTCCCGGGGAAGAGAAAGATGAGGCTCACATATCCTCTGCCCCTATTCGTGATGTGTTTGGGGATTCAGAGGACGAAGAAGAGGCTGATTATGTTGTTCAGAATCAAATTGATGCGGAGCAAAAT ATATCCCCTATGGAAGAGGAAAATAGCTACGGAAATTTAAGGCCAGATGATATTATACCCGAAGATGATGGCGGATATGGGTCTGAAGAGCATGTGGAATCTAAGACTAAGGAAAAACCAGTTGGGCCCCCATTAGAGCTGGAGATTCCATTGTGTCAACCGCCAGCTTATTCAGACAGG ATGAGCATGATCAAGGTTTCTAACATAATGGGCATTGATCCCAAGCCCTTTGATCCAGAGACCTATGTTGAAGAGGACGTTTTTGAGACTGATGAGTCTGGATCCAAGAAGCGCATCAGCTTGGTTAACAACATTGTTCGATGGAGGAAAGTTAAAAAACCCGATGGCACAACAACT GTGGAAAGCAATGCACGCTTTGTGGAATGGTCTGATGGAAGTGTACAATTAATGATTGGAAATGAAGTTCTGGATATATCTGTGCAAGATGCGCAGCATGATCAATCACACCTGTTTCTTAGACACGGAAAG GGAATACTACAATCACAAGGGAGAATTTTAAACAAGATGAGGTTTATGCCTTCATCATTGACATCGAACTCTCACCGTTTGTTGACTGCCCTTGTTGATTCACGTCATAAGAAGGTTTACAAAGTGAAGAATTGTTTCACTGACATTGACCCAGAGAGGGAGAAAGAGCAAAAGGAGAAG GCTGAAAGCCAAAATATCAGAGCAAGTGTGCTCCTCAATCGGAAAAAGGAGAAGGTCAGCCGCAAATACATGCCTACTTTACGTAGGGAACGGCAACTCTCTCCTGGTTTTCTGGAAGATGCGCCTGAGGAG GAAGAGGAAACTGATGACTATGACTCTCGACGGTCTGCTGCTCGACGTCGCTTTGAAGAAGACCTAGAAATGGAAGCTCAAGCTGAGAAACGAATCATCAATGCGAAAAAG AGAGATATTCCTAGACAAACATCATTGCCTTCTTCAAAGCATTCTCGACGCCCTGTTGATTTTGATGACAGTGAGAAGGAGGAgtctgaatatgaaactgaagaGGAAGAAGAGAGGTCTCCTCCACGCAGAAGGGCTGTTCAGGAGGAGGAGGAGCCAGAGTATGAAGAAGAGCAAGAGCGTGATCCGGGCGAGGAGGAAGAGGCATATGAAGAGTCAGAAGAGGAGGCTGAG